The following DNA comes from Balneolales bacterium ANBcel1.
TGTGATGAACTTGCCGTAAATGGAATGCTTAATTTGACGTTCAATGGCAACCGTAATGGATTTATCCATCTTGTCACTTACCACACGTCCGGTTCGTTGTTTGCGTTGATTTCGCGCAGTTGTTTCTGTGCTCATTTTTTTTTGATTATCCTCTATGCTTTGACTTCAGCCTTTTCTGCCCGTTGTTTTTCCGTAATTACGGTGTGTAATCGAGCCAGCTCCTTGCGATGATTTTTGATTTTCGCAGGACTCTCAACCTGTCCGGCAACAGCTTTGTTGAAATAGAGTTTCTGAAGAGACTCCATCTCATCTTTTTTTCGAGCTTCCAGCTCAGCAATTGATAAATCTCTGAGTTCGTGTGCTTTCATAGGTCTGGTTCTTATTGTCCGTCATAGTTGCGACGAACCACAAATTTCGTTTTAATGGGCAGCTTGAACGATGCAAGCCGAAGCGCCTCCTGGGCCAATGCCTTCGGCACACCGGTGATTTCAAAAAGAATCCTTCCCGGTTCTACAACGGCAACAAAATGGTCAGGAGCTCCTTTTCCCTTACCCATACGTGTTTCAGCAGCCTGCTTTGTAATGGGTTTATCCGGAAAAATGCGTATCCAGGTCTGACCGTCCCGCTGAAGCCTTCTCGCAATTGCCACACGACATGCTTCAATTTGCCGGGATGTGATGAATTTGGGTTCCAGTGCTTTCAGCCCGAAATCACCAAATGCCAACTGGTGTCCGCGGCCGGCAACTTTTCGCATTCGCCCCCGCTGAACCTTCCTTCTTTTTACTCGCTTCGGTTCTAACATGATTGAAAATTATTTATCGTTTTATTCAGCTGATTTCCTGCGACGCTGACCTCCACGAGATCGTTTTGAACGACGCTTTTCCTGTTGTCCTTCAGATTCCGGAGTAGCTGTTACAGCCGATGGCGTCAAATCAACATCACCAATGATTTCACCTTTGAAAATCCAGACT
Coding sequences within:
- the rplP gene encoding 50S ribosomal protein L16, with product MLEPKRVKRRKVQRGRMRKVAGRGHQLAFGDFGLKALEPKFITSRQIEACRVAIARRLQRDGQTWIRIFPDKPITKQAAETRMGKGKGAPDHFVAVVEPGRILFEITGVPKALAQEALRLASFKLPIKTKFVVRRNYDGQ
- the rpmC gene encoding 50S ribosomal protein L29, with product MKAHELRDLSIAELEARKKDEMESLQKLYFNKAVAGQVESPAKIKNHRKELARLHTVITEKQRAEKAEVKA
- the rpsQ gene encoding 30S ribosomal protein S17 yields the protein MSTETTARNQRKQRTGRVVSDKMDKSITVAIERQIKHSIYGKFITKTRKYLAHDENNEAKPGDLVRIMETRPLSKHKRWRLVEILEKAK